Sequence from the Parus major isolate Abel chromosome 1, Parus_major1.1, whole genome shotgun sequence genome:
ATCAACGACCACCTCAAGTCCAAAACGCACACCAAGAGGAAGGCGGAGTTTGAGGAGCAGAACGtcaggaagaaacaaaggaCTCTGACTGCCTCCCTGCAATGCAACAGCACTGCccagacagagaaaagcagtgtgATCCAGGACTTTGTGAAAATGTGCCTGGAAGCCAATATCCCACTGGAGAAGGCTGATCACCCCGCTGTGCGAGCCTTCCTGTCCCGCTACGTTAAGAACGGCAGCTCCATACCCAAGTCGGAGCAGCTAAGGAAAGCATACCTGCCTGATGGCTATGACAATGAGAACCAGCTCATCAACACTGAAGACCGTTGAGAAGAGAACTGTTTTCATCCTTGGTGTGAAGTTTTACATATTGATggtgtggtttatttttatattcatgcATATATACAGTGTTACATATTGATTTTACAAGCTATTTTGTATTCTTGTAGAAATGACAATCTACTTCTGAACTTAGTGGTGTGCCACAGATTGTTGCTAACCCTGCTGTGAACTTCAGAGCTACACTGATGTAGAGCTCACGAGGAATGTAGGGAGCATCCCTGGCACACACCTGATCTCTGTTCAGTCCAGCTGTAACTGAGGCTGAGAAAAAGGCACTTGAATGAATGGAGCACCCCACTTCACAGTGCAACTAAGAAGACAGTGTGGTAGGGATTGCTGCTTGTGGCAGTGGATTGTTTTGTCCAGTATCCTGTCCCTGAGTGACCAAGAAGAGGTGCTGCACCTTTGAAATGCAAGAAGCTCTAGGATGATTAGTTAAAATATCACTGTTGGGGGAGGACTATTGCAACTTTCTATTCAAGCTTGGTTTACGTTTTGaaacaggaaacatttttcttctagaaCTCTCTCTTACGCTGTTTGGTGCAACTGTGGATGTATTTGTTATCCAGCTTAACCAGCCAGTCTCTCGTACTGACCTCAGAACTCCACTATCCTCATAAGCCTAGGAGTTCTACCCTGTCGGCTTTTCTAAAATCACTGTTCCTTTGTCTTGGTTTCACATGCCCCCTTCCATTTCAGTGCCAATACTTGGAAGCTGAGTAGACAGTAACTGAGTGTGGtttgcagtgcagctgctgtcaAGTGAAACTTATGCTGGACCAAGTTCGTAGCAGAGAAGATTAATGCCTTTTTCCTACTAGCAGGACTAAGCTAAATCTAATTTGGGGATGGCACAGGCACTAAATTGAGGAGTTGGGAAAGTTTTTTCATTGTGCACAGGAGAGGCTGCTCCATCTTTCCCTGAAGGTCCTTTACACCTCTGGCCTTGTCATCAGCCTGTCATCAGTCAAGGGAAGTGAAGtgattaaaatagtttttaaagcAGTTACTGCAAAGGCTCTTCAGTACTTGTAAGCACAAGTAGGAAGGCACATACACTCCGAACTTATACTGGAATTACAGACCTGGGCTATATTTCCTACTCTGTGCTATGGCCACATCTATTAGACTGGCAAAAACCAAAATGGGATATTGAAGAATTTCAATAATGTTACTCTCTCCAAAATCTAGTAAACTGTTACTAAGCTGTTCCAAATGATGACGCCAAATATTTCACCTGACACAAGTGTTCTGTAAAGGTTTTGAATGAAATGAGGGAGTACTGTGCAAAGTGCTATAATTCAACTGACCTGTGCCTGCTCCAGATCTCCTGGGGATGCTTTGGGTTCAGAGAGGTGccaagcagctcctgggagcacaGGAATCCTCTCTCCCCATGTACAATGTTATAAGGATACAATGGTATAAGGATGCTTTAACTCCTGAGGGTGGAGCCACTTGTCCAGCTTCCTTTCCCCAGCAGAGTTTCACAGCAGTTTATTTACAGCAATACCAAGGAATTGCTGAAAGGAGACAAAATAACCAGATTATTTTGGGTTTGGAGGTATTTCCCTAGCTGTATATAGAGCAGTCTCCTTTGGTGGGCTGAGAGAGATTTACATACTTAGTGACAACTGTTTTTTTTGTGCAATTAGCCTGCAGAAATGCACTTGTGTTCCATGTCCTGCTATGAAACCTGCTGGAATAAATAGACAAAGCTAAAAAGTAGAAGGTTTCTTACCCATGTGCATCAGTCCAGGGGTGCTCACCCCACTGCTGGTCTAGGACTTCAGGCAGAAATAACAGTAgcaactttttaatttaatcctAGAGATCAAGATATGCCTTCCTAAATATCATTTTTTATTGCACAAGCTTGGATTTAGCTTAAAATCCTTAACTGCCTTGGGCTAGAACTGTTTAATAAATCTTCTGAAGCCAAGTGAAAGGTAAACTGCCAATAGCCTTTTCTGTCCTGACAAGaattgaaagtattttctcacagctgctgttttcttacAGTGAAACAATATCcttgctttatattttaatcttttttgaAACCTCAGCAGTGGTATCTTAGAATTGAAGCAAATAGAGAATAATGGGCTattgagaaaacaaaagcagctaGAAAAATGGGATGGTCAAAAGGTACGAATTTGGGCTAGTTCACTCAGTTTTTGCTAACATGGGATTTTCCAGACTGCACcccataacatttttttatagtTTAGATGCTGTATGTTCTTCCCTTGACTGACTGActgacattttgaaatgcttcaTGGGAACATTAATTAGGCTCTtttataactgaaaaaaaaaaaaaaaaaaggaaattaagttgTTTTAGAAGTTAcagttttacataaaaataaaaatattgctaagTGTAAAGAACTCACTTTGCAGGACTGCTGCCTTAATAATaggatattttcatttaaaaatgaagccACAATACTTTTCAAGCTTTTTTGAAAATCAAGATGTTGATCTTGACAACAAACATTAATAATGGAGTaaagttatgaaaaataaagcacttcCAGGTGATCTAGAAAGAATGTGTAAGTTTAGAATCATGAACATAACCCAAATCATCAAGacattttagagaaaatatgAGTAAGTGATTGCATTCTGTAATGAAACAGAGTCCTGCAAACACTCAAATTCAGAATGTAATTTTGCCGGTATGGCTGCAGTTGGATAAAGCATAACTTCCTTTTAATTGCTGTTCATCTCAGGGAAGATTTACAGCAGAAGTTTTCTCATCTGTCTAGACCTAAGGAATAACTAAATCCTCATCTATCTAAACCTAAGGAATAAGAGTAAATTTGAGGCTGTGATGGAGTTGTCTGAACAGTCACCATGGATGTTTAATTTCTTGTGCAGGAATGTATTTCCTGTAAAGAAGAAAACTCTCAGAAGTAAAGGGAGGATGGTAACAATGTCAGCTTTTCACATTACATCCAAATGTAGGAACAAGCTCTAAGGGATACTTTCTGCCAGGTGGTTTTATGAATATATTTGAACTCTAaatgtaatagaaaaaaaaataaaaataaaagaagacatattttcttctctgaccAATACTTAAACTAACATAGCCAAATAGCTAAAATTACTCCCAAGTGTTTTTCTTGAATCAACATGTGCAAAGAGTAAAATACAAACAGGAGCACCCTCTGTTGTGTGACTCCTTACATGCATACACAACGATAGTTTCAGCTTGTGTGCTCTTGAATAAACATGAGCaaacttaaaaaattttaataattttgaagaCTGTAATTTGGCAGGTCCCATGGGAAGGTGAAGCATTCAGCATAATGAAAGGGAAATCTGTTTTTCATCTGAGAGAGAAACTTGTTCTGCAAAGTATGGGATATTCTCATGATAAAGGCTGGTTTTAGCCAGAGCCCCTTTTAGCAATTCTGTTGAACTGAAGAGTGAGATGTTCCCCGTTAGGTTTTGCAGCATAATGAGCTGGTTttcaggaaaatggaaaacaaaaagctggaAGTTTGGCAAGGAtaatctctatttttatttgcatataaaGAGAGGCAAGGCCCACTTGTTGCATTCACATTGTACTCACTGCTACTTACTCTGTGTAATTTGAGTGCTTGTTGTCTTTGTACAATTTTAAAGTCGTGTCTAactttcaaagtatttttattttaacaaagctTCTCACTGTAATAGTGCTGTTAGAGTTTAGTCTCTTTTGGACTAATGaagatgctttatttttgttttggtggtaGGAATGTTTTGTTCATGGTGAGTGGCCacagaaatggttttatttaaaaatcagtcatGAACTTATGATTAGATACTAGAATGAGGCTGAAGATACCTGGGTCCTGCAGTACCACAAGACTTCCTGTAGGAACATAAGACCAGAGTAAGGGATTTAagtttttatattaaaacaatACTGAAGAGAAATACTTTACATTGTAAAGTTTTCACTTGGTAATGAAAAAACggtctctttaaaaaaaaataaaggtattccttttttatagaatttataTGATCTCTTATTTTATCAACCAAGAACATGGATTAAGAACATGTGGTAGTTCACTTAGAGAGGTGTAATACAAGACAGGAGGAATGGATGGGGACAGGAAAAATGAGGGAGGTGCTGCTGTAGCTTAAGGTAACATCAGATATTGAAGCAGTTGGGTATCTGTGCAATGACACTGAAGTCTGTTTCAGGACTGGTTATACAAAACCTCTGTTTCCTGTCAATTCCTGATTTCCTTCATAGTGACAGAATTCCCTACTGATGCCTTCTGCTCCAAGTGAATACCAGGTGGAATGATTGTTGGGCTTTTTGACACTGCAGTAAATGCTTTGAAGGTACAGGACCTTGCAGCTATCCAAGGCTTCAGATCTATTCAGGAAGGGTTTCTGAAATGTGGAAGAAACCAAAAAGATCACAGTTTGATCCTGTCCCTTAGGGGCTTTATGAAAATTGAGCAGATAACATCAACCCATCAAAAATTATAATCAAGTGTGGGTTTGATTGTTTACACATTTCCCGAATTCTGACCTGTCTTGACATCTCAGGATGTATCAATGATAAATTCAGGCAACCTCTTGACTGATGAATTTATGCACAATTATCTTctcattttcagtcatttccagGTCACAGCACATTAAGATCAAGTGCTTCTTGTTGTGAAATGGAAAACCAGAATAGAAATAAACATACCCTTCGTAAAATCTTCTTGTGCGGAGAATTAGTATATGAAACAGCATGTGCACACTTGCAAAATCAATGTATCAGTCAGGATTTGTGTGGAAGCTGATGCAGAACCAGgtgaaacaaatatttaaatttcagtaattAGGCCATGCTGAATTCTGATGGTGACATTTTACCTTTTTAACTGAAAGAAGGCAGTTCAGTGCGTATCTAGGATGCAGTAGGATCAAGTGCACACAACTTTCAGGCCACAGTGATGTTGATAATTAGGTTTGACATTTGTTATTTgcacaggctggaggagagACAGCCTGTGGAAGTTCTggcttgttgggtttttttgttttgtttttttctcatacCACCACTTTTTTTACAAGGGGTTTGGAATTTTGTGGCTTGTGTGGTGGTGGTCATATCCAAAAGCACATCTCGAGTAGAAGCAGAAAGTGCAGGATGAGAGCTGGAATACAGAGAGCTATTGCAGCTCACTTGAAGATATTgtggaagaaaagcatttaGGGACTTTAGACATTCTTAGGAGGGGTTTGTATATTGGTTTGCCTCAAGTGGTTTTTTAATCTGTCCTCCAGTGTACAAAATAGctcaaaattcagaatttcacTGCAGTAATTGACACCTTCTCACCTTAATTCTTCTATAATTAGCTTTAAATtgctctctccctccttttatttctgaaacctGTCATTACCTCAAGACAAATCCAACAGCTACCCATGATTGCACTTAGGGAAATGTTTTACAGACAACGAACTCCCAAGTGGAGCTTTAACCAGCTCTGGACTGAATGGACTGAGCCCCCTTGTGAGAGCACCCAAGCTCAGCCTACAATACAGAACCTGGCTCAAGATGTGTGCTTTGGTTTAACAAGGCTCAGCTCATCTCCTGAAACTGAAATTGCTGAGGGAAAAGTGGGGAGATGCAAAGAATCTCACATTGTGAAGGACTTGAATCAAAATGAAGGAGCTGATCCTTCCTTTAACAGGAGTAAAGCTGCAAGGGCCACCTTGGCAAGTGCAGCAGCAAATCCTGAGCTCTGTGATCACCAGGGACAGGCAAGGAGCTGATGGGACACTGCAACACTGCTGTTCCTTTAAGGCACTGAAACCTCCTTCACACAGTGTTAAAAGGTAATCTTCAGCAGACTTCCTGGAGCCCACTCTCAGAACGCTGTGTCTCACCCTGTGGTTTCCtgcaaacaacagaaaattgCAGCCTTAAAATAGAACATTGGTCTTGTCAGAAGAAAAACGGAGGTGGGACAGAAAGAACATTGAATAGATTATGgctggggttttcttttcaCTTACATTCAGTAAAGTAGCAACAGGCATGACAAACGGGACTGAAACAGGTAAAGAAAGTTTCTGTTTATAGCAATCCTCAGTGCTCAGATTTCACCCCGTATTTTTGAAACCTCTTCCTCCAAAATAATCCTATCCAACACAGAGAACTGTGCTAGTGGTGTTTAAATTGAATTAGTTCTTTGAATTCAGTTGCACTGAATGGGGTTTTGTAAATACCTAATGTCTGTTAGGATTCAGCAAAGACGTTATGAAGTTACTACCAAGAGTGCAAATCAGTGCCCATCTGGTGACATCTTTTTCTGCCATCTCTCCTTCCTAATTATACACTTTAGGATTGGGACTCCCATTCCTTACTTTGACAAAcacttattttatatttatttagcatttaCTATCCCCTGAAGCATTCTTTTAAAGTGAAACTAGTCTCTTGCAGTGTCTCAAATCCATGGActgagttaaaaaaacaaaattaaaaaatctaaattacCATTTAGATGTCAATTGTATCTAAATgatatcataaaaataaaatgccttaaGATGGTAATTAAGTCTCAACAAGAGAAAAACTTCCCTGAATAACCAATTTTTCTCTTGGAGCTGGCTTTGGATGCAGCCACCAGGTGTCTTCAGAGCACAAAAATGCAATTAGTGGTAGGAGTGTTTTGGCTCAAGTGGagccctgctgtgtgtgcagttACACTCAAGGAGTTTTcttccataaatattttccatttaggCTGGATTGGAATTTTTGTCAGGCTTTTTCAGTTCTTCACAAACATCAGTAGGATTTTCCTGATCATCACACACTTCATCCAAACACAAAATTTTtgataaaggaaagaaatccaaacataacatttcagaaagttgttccattatttttttccaaaacactaccctgggaaaaaaaatcctggtaATTTAGTAAGCATCTAGTAGCATTTGGTAAGCATTTCCATCATAAGCAGAGGTGACAATTGTTATATACAAAATTTCCATTTGCGTTCAATTTGGTTCTAACTTTATGAAGGAATTTCGCACAGGCAGAAGTTTTTGGGCAGGTTCAGCTAAGTGCTTCaatgtcttaaaaatatttaggggAAAAATCAATCTTGAAGACATGCTGAGAAAGGAATACACAAAATCCAAATTACTTGTCCTTATGAAGATGCTGAGaacaagcagcagaaacaatCATCCCTTACAGTGCAGATGGTTGTGTGAATAGtgaattttttaaacttcttaaCTGATTGATGTTGAATTAGTCATGCAGAAGCACTGAACAAgtttaaaatcctgttttgcATCCCTCCTTTCTGCTATCTTGCTTCTTGAAAATCAAAACCTCACTTCCAGAAGCAACCTCACTTCCAGAAGCATctttcaaaaaaccaaaaaaaaaccctgcagcttcGTTCATTGCCCTGTGAGGTGAGCCAGGAGCCAGAGAAGGGGAGATGTTTTTTAAACCCTCAGGATCACCTTCTCTTTCCAATGCCCAGACAATTAAGGTTTCTCCAGTCATGTTGATAAAAAGGGTATTAGTGTACATTCTTCAGGTAATGCTGGCTCAGAGCAATTATCAAGTTCACAATAAGATCTGGCCTCATAATTAAAGCTGTCTGTAGCTATTAAGCATTACAGGTGGAGAACAGAAACCAAAGCAGTGCTCAGTGCACCCTGCAGATAATGGGTCTTATTTTATTACCACAGCAGAGCCTCCCAATTTAATTTAAGAggatgataatgataataactGAGAAATATTCAGTAACCAGCTAGGTTACTTAATCCAGTAACTCCAGAACCTGAGGGTTCAGGTACTTCTGAACCATGGCCAAAGGTTTTGGTAGCATTCAATCCTGAGCTTGAAATCTGGAAATCCTACAAGTTCTAGGTCCAGTCTGCAGTCAAATTATCCCTAATTTCACAGTATATCTTCAATTATTTAGCTTAACCACATCTAATTATCATCCCACTTTCAACTTTGAATGGCCAGTTTTTGAGTAAGAGGCTCTGCTAATTTGGACTGATGTGAGGACTACACTGTGCCCCATATCCTCCTGTGATAAGGCACTGCTAAAATGACACAAATTACTACAAATATCAATATAATGTTTATAGGAGCATTACACAAACAAAAGTCTTGCAAGTCAGTCTCTACAGAACCATGAtggaaatattctttttttaaatgcacttcCTTCTTACCCCTTCTgaacttgtttggtttttattttggtcaaAAGTAAGCTGAGAGTTGAAGCCAACTTATTTAAGCTTTGTATGTCGCAAAGCTATCCACAGAAAAAACAATGAGAGCCCCAGAAAACCCTCCAGCCTACACCAGAAAAACTACATTagtgtttctttaaaatgggggaaaaaaagggaaaattactAAAATTCAATTTCTATTTGCAAAATTGCATTCCTCAAAAAATAACCCAATGGAAATATAAACAACTACAATTACTAATATAAAATCTTCCATCATTCCTTGAGAAGCCTTCTCTGAAGCTTGGGGAAGgtgtttaattaaattaatttaattaattgtgtTGTAGAATTGTTGTGCTCATTACAAGGGATTGAAGAATCCTCTCTATCTGCTGCTGGAACATCTTCATCTGTTGGAAAAGATGAGAAGTTCAGTACCCTGAGTAGtacagcagcaaaatatttgaTAGGTATGTGAGAACAAGTGAAACAACTCCTAACTGTGCCTTCACATTTTGTATATTCACACTGTATAATGTGCCACTGTATTTCCATCTGTGCACTGATCCAAACTTCCTCCAAATGCTTCAGCGGTGAACTCCGAGCATCTGTGTATTTTAACAAggctctttcttcttctcttgaGGTCAGAGGGACATGGAAGACTCCGGTCCTTAATCATGGCCAAAGTGATCCATGCTGATAAATGCTGATCCTGGGAGAGGAAAGAACTTTTTAAGCCAAAAGGAGGATATCTTAGTCATGCTGCTTGGAAACTTGCAGTTTGTTGTGAATGTTGATGGTGTAAAATGATGCTGGTTCTGACCAAGGACAACTGAAGACAACAAAAGTGATACATGTGCATGGCTTGTGAGACTCTCTGGTGTGTGGCATTGGTTATGTCAGAGGATATTGGATCATTACAAACCTGTTGATATTTTGTTCCCTAGTTCATTTTTTGGGTTAATTTCtttcttgatgtttttcttGCATAAGTAAGTTCCTGTCATTAACAGAGCAGACTGCATTCACTGCAGTGTTACCAACTCACAACTCTGTGTTCAATTTTCTTTATGCCTACTACCTGGCAGGTGAAGAGAAGTTATCAAGACTTCCTGAATCTGAGGATTGTCAGCATCTCTGGTCCCGCTTGCCTGGAAAGTATTTGTGTGCCTTTTAAGCcacttttcttcattgtttCCAGAATTTCATCTGTAATGGAAAGTGCAGTGTTTACAAATAAGTTGAAATTGGTTATAGAAGATAGTTCTAAGGTATCTGCCAAACTGTAAAGCAAAGTTTATAAACTCTGCCCTCTTTCAGACAGgaatttttatgcaaaataatCTCCTACCAAACGCAAATAAAGCTCATAATTTACAAACTGAAGTTTGGTGTTTTTCTAGAATTCTGCATGAAGCTAAACTGTAAGACAAAGCGAGCTCTGTAGCATCTTTTCATAAAAGCTGCCTAATAAAGCAGGTATGAAGAATAATCTTGACATTACATGATCATTTGTGGCCATTAAGCATTagatcagaaggaaaaagtcCAAATCTTTTCTCACACCTGTAAAATTAAAGACATCATATTTCCCACTAAGCCTTTTAGGTTAATACCACCGTTCTCTTCCATAAGAAAAAACTGGCCTGGCATCATtaattaattcagattttattaatCCACTTTCAGACTTGAAACTGaaatcctgcagagctgctaGGGTCCCACACACTTTCACTTTCCAAACTAGCTTGGGGAGTTCTTAGCTTTGATAAATTTGCCTGCATTTTTGGTCTAGCTGTGATCAACATTTTGATTTATACCATGTTCAACCTGGTTTGGCACATTGGAATGTCCAAGGACACTGATCAcctggattattttctttaattgtgaCCAAGTAGAATAATCCTCCTGGTGAAAGCAGGTCTGGTACTAATGGGAAAACTCTATCCATTACTTCTCTGCCCTGTTTGCCCCCAGCCCAGGATGCCTCTATTCCATGGCTTTTCACCtatgaaggaggaaaacaaagattttcaTAATACAGAATGACAGAACTGTCACAACAACAGACACCAGCAGTACTATTTTTactctgtatttcaaaattttcctaCCTCTTCAGAAGGTGTTACCACATATGGTGGGTTAAACAGCAGTAGATCAACCTTCCCATTTAATCTTGGGGATAATCCTTTGACCTGTAGGTGAAGTTGATGATTGTGTGACGTTTCTTTTTGGGAACATGAAGAATGCAAATGTTTTGTAAAAATACAGTCACATAGTGCAGTTGTTCAGCCATTTTAAATCCCATTTATTGTGGCCTACCTGCATCATcttttataaatgtataaaatggttaaagaaatgagaaaaaatatcttttctccTCATCAAATTTTGTAAGAAACTAAAGGCAACAACAGACAtaattaaattctaattaaatCATAAAAGGCTGAGAACCAAGAATACCATAACTTTAGACAAAGGGCTATGATAATGACAGGCCACTATAAAATTCCTTGTCCAGCACTTTCCAAACTATATCTacagtttggtttc
This genomic interval carries:
- the CGGBP1 gene encoding CGG triplet repeat-binding protein 1, translating into MERFGVKSAPSRNRSKTALYVTPQDRVTEFGSELHEDGGKLFCTSCNVVLNHVRKSAINDHLKSKTHTKRKAEFEEQNVRKKQRTLTASLQCNSTAQTEKSSVIQDFVKMCLEANIPLEKADHPAVRAFLSRYVKNGSSIPKSEQLRKAYLPDGYDNENQLINTEDR